A window of Chromatiaceae bacterium contains these coding sequences:
- a CDS encoding heavy-metal-associated domain-containing protein — protein MIELKVEGMTCGHCEQAVRQALAAVPGVTAVLEVDRGQQRAAVEGNPDPTALIAAIKAEGFQAHVA, from the coding sequence ATGATCGAATTGAAGGTAGAAGGCATGACCTGCGGCCACTGCGAGCAGGCGGTGCGCCAGGCCCTGGCGGCGGTCCCCGGGGTAACCGCCGTTCTGGAGGTGGACCGCGGCCAGCAGCGCGCGGCGGTCGAGGGGAACCCGGACCCGACGGCCCTGATCGCGGCGATCAAGGCCGAGGGCTTTCAGGCCCATGTCGCCTGA